In Chiroxiphia lanceolata isolate bChiLan1 chromosome 2, bChiLan1.pri, whole genome shotgun sequence, a single genomic region encodes these proteins:
- the IGSF11 gene encoding immunoglobulin superfamily member 11 isoform X1: MTRRRPGGGGRWVPVALAALLALRGLVCPLEVSVSSGSIQVARGQTAVLPCTFTTNAALTNLNVIWMVIPLSNANQPQQVILYQGGQIFGGAPQFYGRVGFAVTMPTTSASIFINNTQLSDTGTYQCLVNNLPDRGVRNIGVIGLTVLVPPSAPLCRIQGSLDVGSDITLTCSSEEGIPRPTYLWEKLDNVPKLPPTATQDQVQGTVTLRNISTVSSGLYQCVASNAIGTSTCLLDLQVIAPHPRSIGLIAGAVATGAVVLVVCIVLVAVALFYWKNKHKEEEEEEIPNEIREDDLPPKCSSAAKTFHADASSSENDTLTSSNTYNSRYWNDPKANHATDSFTRFSNSNDAHQPPFSRSGSTSARPVYANGGHPSPAPPKTLVVTASTAPSPQEVIRSNGSVSRKPRLPHTRSYAVSQATLERIGAVPVMVPAQSRAGSLV, from the exons GTCTGGTGTGTCCTCTGGAGGTTTCTGTCAGTTCAGGGAGTATCCAGGTTGCCCGAGGCCAGACAGCAGTATTGCCCTGCACCTTCACCACTAACGCTGCTCTCACTAACCTTAATGTCATCTGGATGGTCATTCCTCTTTCTAACGCCAACCAACCTCAACAG GTTATTCTCTACCAAGGGGGTCAGATCTTTGGTGGTGCACCTCAGTTCTATGGGAGAGTGGGGTTTGCTGTGACAATGCCAACCACCAGTGCCTCCATCTTCATCAACAACACTCAGCTATCGGATACTGGCACATACCAGTGTTTGGTCAACAATCTTCCCGACCGAGGCGTCAGGAATATTGGAGTCATTGGACTTACTGTCTTGG TTCCTCCTTCTGCCCCGCTTTGCAGAATCCAGGGGTCCCTGGACGTGGGCAGCGATATCACACTGACCTGCAGCTCAGAAGAAGGCATTCCCCGACCAACATACCTCTGGGAGAAACTGGACAATGTTCCCAAGTTGCCCCCAACTGCCACACAAG ACCAAGTCCAGGGCACTGTCACTCTCCGAAATATCAGCACTGTGTCCTCAGGTCTTTACCAATGTGTGGCTTCAAATGCCATTGGAACCAGCACTTGCCTTCTGGATCTGCAAGTCATTGCAC CCCACCCACGGAGTATTGGCCTGATTGCAGGAGCGGTGGCCACGGGCGCCGTCGTGCTTGTTGTTTGCATCGTGTTGGTGGCCGTGGCACTGTTctactggaaaaataaacacaaagaagaagaagaggaggaaattcCAAATGAGATAAG ggaggatGACCTGCCACCCAAATGCTCCTCTGCCGCGAAGACGTTCCATGCTGACGCGTCCTCATCAGAGAACGACACCCTCACCTCCTCCAACACCTACAACAGCCGCTACTGGAATGACCCCAAAGCCAATCACGCCACAGACTCCTTCACGCGCTTCAGCAACAGCAACGATGCTCACCAGCCCCCCTTCTCCCGCTCAGGGAGCACGAGTGCCCGCCCTGTCTATGCCAATGGCGGCCACCCATCCCCGGCTCCTCCTAAGACACTGGTGGTGACGGCCAGCACGGCGCCGTCCCCTCAGGAGGTGATCCGGAGCAATGGTTCAGTCAGCAGGAAGCCACGGCTGCCACACACCCGTTCCTATGCAGTCAGTCAGGCCACGCTGGAGCGGATCGGGGCTGTTCCCGTCATGGTGCCCGCCCAGAGCCGGGCTGGCTCCCTTGTGTAG
- the IGSF11 gene encoding immunoglobulin superfamily member 11 isoform X2, giving the protein MDGLVCPLEVSVSSGSIQVARGQTAVLPCTFTTNAALTNLNVIWMVIPLSNANQPQQVILYQGGQIFGGAPQFYGRVGFAVTMPTTSASIFINNTQLSDTGTYQCLVNNLPDRGVRNIGVIGLTVLVPPSAPLCRIQGSLDVGSDITLTCSSEEGIPRPTYLWEKLDNVPKLPPTATQDQVQGTVTLRNISTVSSGLYQCVASNAIGTSTCLLDLQVIAPHPRSIGLIAGAVATGAVVLVVCIVLVAVALFYWKNKHKEEEEEEIPNEIREDDLPPKCSSAAKTFHADASSSENDTLTSSNTYNSRYWNDPKANHATDSFTRFSNSNDAHQPPFSRSGSTSARPVYANGGHPSPAPPKTLVVTASTAPSPQEVIRSNGSVSRKPRLPHTRSYAVSQATLERIGAVPVMVPAQSRAGSLV; this is encoded by the exons GTCTGGTGTGTCCTCTGGAGGTTTCTGTCAGTTCAGGGAGTATCCAGGTTGCCCGAGGCCAGACAGCAGTATTGCCCTGCACCTTCACCACTAACGCTGCTCTCACTAACCTTAATGTCATCTGGATGGTCATTCCTCTTTCTAACGCCAACCAACCTCAACAG GTTATTCTCTACCAAGGGGGTCAGATCTTTGGTGGTGCACCTCAGTTCTATGGGAGAGTGGGGTTTGCTGTGACAATGCCAACCACCAGTGCCTCCATCTTCATCAACAACACTCAGCTATCGGATACTGGCACATACCAGTGTTTGGTCAACAATCTTCCCGACCGAGGCGTCAGGAATATTGGAGTCATTGGACTTACTGTCTTGG TTCCTCCTTCTGCCCCGCTTTGCAGAATCCAGGGGTCCCTGGACGTGGGCAGCGATATCACACTGACCTGCAGCTCAGAAGAAGGCATTCCCCGACCAACATACCTCTGGGAGAAACTGGACAATGTTCCCAAGTTGCCCCCAACTGCCACACAAG ACCAAGTCCAGGGCACTGTCACTCTCCGAAATATCAGCACTGTGTCCTCAGGTCTTTACCAATGTGTGGCTTCAAATGCCATTGGAACCAGCACTTGCCTTCTGGATCTGCAAGTCATTGCAC CCCACCCACGGAGTATTGGCCTGATTGCAGGAGCGGTGGCCACGGGCGCCGTCGTGCTTGTTGTTTGCATCGTGTTGGTGGCCGTGGCACTGTTctactggaaaaataaacacaaagaagaagaagaggaggaaattcCAAATGAGATAAG ggaggatGACCTGCCACCCAAATGCTCCTCTGCCGCGAAGACGTTCCATGCTGACGCGTCCTCATCAGAGAACGACACCCTCACCTCCTCCAACACCTACAACAGCCGCTACTGGAATGACCCCAAAGCCAATCACGCCACAGACTCCTTCACGCGCTTCAGCAACAGCAACGATGCTCACCAGCCCCCCTTCTCCCGCTCAGGGAGCACGAGTGCCCGCCCTGTCTATGCCAATGGCGGCCACCCATCCCCGGCTCCTCCTAAGACACTGGTGGTGACGGCCAGCACGGCGCCGTCCCCTCAGGAGGTGATCCGGAGCAATGGTTCAGTCAGCAGGAAGCCACGGCTGCCACACACCCGTTCCTATGCAGTCAGTCAGGCCACGCTGGAGCGGATCGGGGCTGTTCCCGTCATGGTGCCCGCCCAGAGCCGGGCTGGCTCCCTTGTGTAG